From the Ignavibacteriales bacterium genome, the window AGGATTGGTGACTGGATAGAAATGCCTTCGGTTGGTGCCGACGGCGTGGTAAAAGATATTTCCATTGGAACAGTGAAAGTGCGGAATTTTGATAATACATTTGTAACGGTACCGACATATAAACTCGTTTCCGAATCTTTTAAAAACTGGCGAGGGATGGCTGAAGCCGGAGGAAGAAGGCTCAAAAGGGCAGTGAAAATAAATCTTCACAGTATAAAGATCTGTGATAATGAAATGCTCAAAAAATATTATGACGTGCATTATATGAAGGATTATATAGATAAAAGGAAGGCTGAAATTGAAGCATTCAATAGCAGTGAAGGCGGAGTACCGGAACCAATTAAAGGGGTACATATAACAAACCTCGAACTGTTACGACACTACATGAATTCTTATTTATGTAACCATGAGCACATACAAAAAAATCTTATACATACCGTGAGGCAATTACCGCCCGAAGGCAATGCAATGCCTGTCGAACTGTATGCATTCACTAATACGACAGACTGGGTGACATATGAAGAGATACAAGCCGACGTATTTAATCACGTTCTTTTTGCCGCTAAAAATTTTGACCTGGAGATATCATAATGAAGAATCCCGAGTACTGGATCGATAAGTTACAAATGAAACCCCATCCCGAAGGCGGTTACTTCAAAGAAGTTTACAGATCTGAAGAATCATACAGCGGTGAACATTTGCCGGAGAGATTTGGCGGAGACAGATCGCACAGCACATCGATATACTTTCTGCTGGTTGGTGAGCAGGTATCCAAGTTTCACCGTATAAAATCGGATGAGGTATGGCATTTTTATGAGGGATCGCCTGTAACGGTTCACAGGATTACAAGGACCGGTGAATTAAAATCGACAGTGCTCGGCAGAAATCATGATGCAGGTGAACAGTTACAGTTTGCTGTTCCTCACGGCGAATGGTTTGGTGCGGAAGTAAACAATAAAGATTCATACTCGCTTGTAGGATGCACTGTTGCACCCGGCTTCCACTTCGAGGATTTTGAGCTGGCTGAAAGAGATACTCTTCAAAAGGAATTTCCCGATCATAGTGATATCATTCAAAGACTAACCTGAGGTAACTAAGCATCCCGAAATTTCGTATTTTAGAATTATAGTGCCGTGTATTTTGTATTTGAAAGGAAAAAAATATTAAGTATCTTATTTATACTGAGTCTTAATAAGGATAAAATTACGTGATTTTGCTCACATTAAAACTTTGCATTTAAATACGATTCGATTACTCGTATTTTTGTAATGTGAAGATAAAATTATAAAACATTACTACAAACTAACTATAAGGAAATGGAAAAGAATCTTTTACAAAGATTTTCAGTTGTTCTTTTTATTCTGGCTATTGTATTCAGTGTTTACAGTTGTAATGAGGGTGATACGATAATTATTACACCTGCAAACAATACAATCAGCGGGAAGATAACTTTTGTTGACACGAACCGCATAACTTCCGGCGGTTATTATGATATAGGTGTATTTCCAAACCCGTCGAATCCACCGACGTATTGGTTTGGACCACCAACTGTAAATGACACGCTAGAGTTAATATTCGTAAATGGCAAGTATGAGGCTTTTTATAGCTTATCAGGTGTACCAGACGGAGATTATGTAGTAGCAGTTGGATTTAGAAAAGATACAGGCGGTCAAAGTCCGATCATGGGCGTATATGGATGCGATACTGCGCGCGCTGTATGGGGCTCGACATGCTTCCTTGATCCGCAGAGGATCTCAATTGTGAATAACGCCGGTGTGACAGATGTAAACTTTCTGTCATGGGCAGATACAACGAATAAAATCTATTAATACGTTTGATCATAGATCTGAAATATTTTTATAAGGGAGCTGTCGTTTGTTTTATGACAGCTCTTATTAATTGCCCGCTAATCTCATCCGCATATTGCCAGGAGGTTGGGTCGCTGTCGGGGCTTGTAGTCGATGATGATTCAAAGGAGGTGATAGCTTCCGCAACGGTTACGCTCGAGAACGCGGATACTAAGAGTTTTATAAAAACCGAGACGGACATCTCAGGGAATTATGCGTTTGCAGATGTACCGGCAGGTCTGTACAATATCTCATCGAACAGAATAGGATACGTTTCGCAATCTTTCCGCATATTAATTGAGGACGGTAAAAAGAAGACATTCAATATATTCCTCTCACCCGCTCAGATAGAAACGGAAAAGGTTAATGTCACTTCGTCAAAAGTAGAGCTAACCCTACAGCAGACACCTTCTTCGATCAACCTTGTAGAATCAGACGAAATTAAGCAAAAGAACTTCCTCACGTTCGATAATATAATGGAGGGAGTACAGGGTGTTACAGTGAATAGGAGCAGTGGTATAAATGTTAGTTCACTTTCCATAAGGGGCTCATCCGATGTGGCGGGAGGTGGCATAGGTAATAGGGTACTGCTTCTGCTGGACGGAAGACCTTCGCTTACGGGCGATTCAAAGGGAGCGCTATGGTCGCTGATACCTATTTCGATGATAGAGCGGACGGAAGTAGTTAAGGGGGCGTTTTCTTCTCTCTACGGGTCGAGCGCGATTGGGGGAGTGGTTAACGTCATAACAAAGAAACCGACTTATAAGCCCTCCCTGTATGTAAATCTCAACTATGGATTTTATGAGAAGCTCCCAAATAGCCAGAGATTTTCCAATGATCTGCTCACATATACCGGAGCTGACGTTCTCCACAGCAATACGATCGGAAAGTTTTCGTATTTATTTAATCTAGACTATAAGCAAAGTGACGGGCATGCACAGCAGACTGATTACGAGTTTTACGGAATTAATTCTAAATTCACATACGATGTAATAGATAACCGTGACCTTGAGGTCTCCCTTCAGTATACGAATTCCAAGAGCGGATATCCTCATTATTGGAGTACGTCATCACAGCCTTACAAGGTTGCGACTTATTATCTTGGCGATGAGATCGATAAGCAGACGCAGAGCTTCGACGTTTACTACCGGGCCTTCCCGAATACAAAATCTAAATACAGCACAAGATTTTATTATTACGGATTGAACAGTAATTCTTTCTATAATCCCAATAATCCCGTATCGCGACAGTTCGCTCCTTCCGGGCAGGGACTGGATACCTATATAGATTCATATAACTTCGGTAATATATCACAATTCGATATGCAGATCGGGAAGTCTAATTACTTGATTGCAGGGCTGGATGCGCAATGGAATATTGTAAGATCGCAGCCTGCGGATATACTCTATGGTGACCAGCAGATGAATAATTTCGGAATCTTTGCGCAGGATAAAATAGATCTCATAACAGACAAGTTCTCTAACCCGGTATTAAGCACTACACTCGGCGCAAGATTAGATTATAATCTTGTTGTATCGGGAATTGAGTCATTCCAGGTAAGTCCGAAGATATCATTTCTCTATACACCGGAGGTATCTTCCGGGGTGTTGAGCAATACGTCGTTCAGATTGCTGGGGGGGAGAGCATTCAGAGCGCCATCGATAGCGGAGCTATATTTCAAAAAAGAGCTATTCGGTGGTTTTGATTTTGTATATAATCCCGATCTCAAGCCCGAAGAAATGTATTCAATTGAATTTGGATTAAGAAAGCAGTTCAGGAACAGGTTTACGTTTGATGCGGCGGTTTTTTACAATCTGTACGATAATCTAATACAATACCGTAATATTGGAACTGGGGTTTACGGACCGTTCCAGGTACAAAATGTTGCGGATGCAGAGATAAAGGGATTTGAGTTTTATATTGACTATAACTCCACATTAAATGTTTCTGGTGAGCCGTTCGGATACTATTTTAATGTAGGTTATACATATATGGACGCGAAGGATACATCACCCGATAGAGCAGACGACCTGCTTCCATACAAACCAAAGAATAATCTGAACTTCACCACAAATTTCGATTACTACGGATTTAATCTAAATATTTACGGCAGGTATCTCAGCAAAGTAGAAGAGGTGATATTCTATAGATATGAAGAGCCTCAGGATTATTTCCTACTTAATGCAAAACTCAGCAAACAACTTACAAGCAATTTCTCGATCTTTATCGGAGCTAATAACATCCTGGATGAGTCTTACCAGGAGCTGGAACGCATCCAGGCTCCAAACAGGAATTTTAATTCAGGTGTAAATATTCAGTTTTAAAAACTGCTCTCCGAATCTTTTCGTTTACTCCGACGTATCATTTAATAAAAAATTCACAACATGAAATTATTGGTAATTGGCGGTACAGTTTTTCTTGGCAGACATATTGTAGAGTATGCGCTAAGCGAAGGACATGAAGTTACATTATTTAACAGAGGTCAGCACAACCCGGAGTTATTTCCGGATGTTGAAAAGATCAAAGGAGACAGGAAAACAGATTATGGTATGCTTGCCGGCAGGGAATGGGATGCTGTAATCGATACTTGCGGGTATGTCCCGGGTGATGTGCGTAATACCGCCGAGACATTGAAAGATTCGGTTAAGAGGTATGTTTTTATTTCGAGTATAAATGCATTTAGGGATGTTGAGGAAGCAGGAATAGACGAATCTTATCCTGAAGCGCAACTTCCCGAAGGCGCATCGATGGATGAAATGACAATGGAGACTTATGGTCCATTGAAAGTATTATGCGAACATGAAGTGAAAAGAATATTCCCCGATGGATATATTAATATAAGGTCGGGGCTTATTGTTGGCCCAAATGATCCGTCCGATAGATTTACTTACTGGGTGAACAGGATAGGTAAGGGCGGAAGTGTCTTATGTCCCGGAAATGGGAATACTCCAGTACAATTTATCGATGTGAGGGATCTGGCAAGATGGTCTGTCAAAATGGCATTGGACGGAGAACCCGGACTTTACAGCGGGACAGGACCCGATCATTTACTGACGATGGGACAATTCCTGGAGACATGCCGAGCTATATGTAATCCGGATGCCGATCTGGTATGGATAGACGAAAAATCACTCGAAGAAAATGAAGTTTCGCCATGGTCCGAAATGCCGGCATGGGCACCCGACTCTGTAAAGGAGTTTCACGGCCTGGGAAGGATAAATATCAATAAAGCTTTGGTGAATGGATTGAAATTTACCTCATTGGAAAACACGATAAAGGACACTTTTAAATGGGATTCCAGCCGTCCAAAACAAACAAAATTGCGCGCCGGGATCGATCCGGAAAAAGAAAAAAAGATATTAGAAAAGTATAAATCCGAAGCGGAAAAGCTATAAATTTGCGCAAACTTTGAACTATTTAATACAAGAATATTTAATTATTTAATCTCGCCAATATTACAAATCAATTAAGGAATTATTAAATTCCCCTTCATTTATTAGTAAAACAACTGCGTTATTATAAGGCTAACTACTTATTTTTTTTTGTTTTTCTTTATTTTATTCATTATATTTGTTTTACTAATTTTTAAAGATTAAGCAATAATTTAATAAATCCAAAAGGGGGATTTTGAATGAAAAAGAAATTTCTTCTTCTACTTTTTCTTATTACAGCAGTAGTTTCTTTACCATCCCAGGCCCAATTTAAAGGTTATAAAGTTAAAGGGGGCTTGCAATTTGGTCCGGCATTATTCTTCTCCGAATTCGACGATAGAGGTTTCTCTTTCAACGGCAGAGGTTTTATAGCTATTGAATTGGGCAGATACTTTGATCTGGAAATTGGAGGAGGTTTCGTAAGGATAAAAGGAAGTGACGGAACTTACAATCCGGCTGACGAAGAGTTCACCACTCAGTTGATTCCAATCGATCTAAGATTGAGAATCGAACCTTTCAAGTTCAAAACAGTTAATCCATATTTTTACATTGGCGGTGGAGTTATGCATTACGACGTAACGGATACTACTTCCGTTAACGTTGCGGCACCTTCAGGGCAAGGTCCAACCCAAAGCGGCTGGACAGGCTTTATTCCTGCCGGTATTGGTATGGAATTTAAGTTAGGTAAGCAGGCTCTGTTTGACGTCAATTTAGGTGTGGCGTATACATTTACAGATAACCTGAACTATTTTGTAGTAGATAATTTTAAAGACTGCTATACGTATTTGAATGTCGGTCTTACTCTGACAGGAAGCAGTGGTCCTACTGATACAGACAGGGACGGCTTGACTGATGATTACGAAGAGCAGATCGGTACCGATCCAAACAATCCTGACACCGACGGTGACGGACTAAAGGACGGCGAAGAAGTTAATGCTTACAAGACCGATCCTCTCAATCCTGATACTGACGGTGATGGTCTAAAAGACGGTGAAGAAGTAAGAACTTACAGCACTAACCCGCTCAATCCTGATACCGATGGTGACGGATTAAGGGATGGTGAAGAAGTGAATACTTACGCAACCAATCCTAACAACGCCGATACTGACGGAGACGGACTCAGTGATGGTGCCGAAGTAAGAGAATATGCCACTGATCCTCTAAACAGAGACAGTGACGGTGATACTCTTACAGACGGAGAAGAAGTTTTAACATACAGGACCAATCCACTGAATAGAGATACCGATGCAGGTGGTGTCGATGACGGCACGGAAGTAAGAAGGGGAACCGATCCTCTGAATCCTGCTGACGACGTAGAAAAGATCGAAATTGGAACGGTAATTATCCTTGAAGGAATTAACTTTGAAAAAGGCAAGGCAACAATTACAATGGATTCCGAAGAGATCTTAAGAACAGGTGCTCTTAAAACTATGGAAGATAATCCTGAAATAGTTGTTGAGATCAGCGGTCACACTGACAGCGATGGTAGTGATTCATACAACCAACAGCTTTCACAGGACAGAGCTAATTCGGTAAAACAATGGCTGGTAGAACATGGAATCAACGGTGACAGAATTGAAACTGTTGGTTACGGTGAAGATAAACCGATTGCTCCGAACGATACTCCTGAAAATAAACTCAAAAACAGAAGAATTGAGTTTAAGAGAATTAGATAATATTTAAGCTTAATTAGCTTACTAAAGCCCGCCTTTAAATTACCGGCGGGCTTTTTTATTTTTGTATATGAATGACAATGAAAAG encodes:
- a CDS encoding NAD-dependent epimerase/dehydratase family protein codes for the protein MKLLVIGGTVFLGRHIVEYALSEGHEVTLFNRGQHNPELFPDVEKIKGDRKTDYGMLAGREWDAVIDTCGYVPGDVRNTAETLKDSVKRYVFISSINAFRDVEEAGIDESYPEAQLPEGASMDEMTMETYGPLKVLCEHEVKRIFPDGYINIRSGLIVGPNDPSDRFTYWVNRIGKGGSVLCPGNGNTPVQFIDVRDLARWSVKMALDGEPGLYSGTGPDHLLTMGQFLETCRAICNPDADLVWIDEKSLEENEVSPWSEMPAWAPDSVKEFHGLGRININKALVNGLKFTSLENTIKDTFKWDSSRPKQTKLRAGIDPEKEKKILEKYKSEAEKL
- a CDS encoding cupin domain-containing protein, which produces MKNPEYWIDKLQMKPHPEGGYFKEVYRSEESYSGEHLPERFGGDRSHSTSIYFLLVGEQVSKFHRIKSDEVWHFYEGSPVTVHRITRTGELKSTVLGRNHDAGEQLQFAVPHGEWFGAEVNNKDSYSLVGCTVAPGFHFEDFELAERDTLQKEFPDHSDIIQRLT
- a CDS encoding TonB-dependent receptor — encoded protein: MTALINCPLISSAYCQEVGSLSGLVVDDDSKEVIASATVTLENADTKSFIKTETDISGNYAFADVPAGLYNISSNRIGYVSQSFRILIEDGKKKTFNIFLSPAQIETEKVNVTSSKVELTLQQTPSSINLVESDEIKQKNFLTFDNIMEGVQGVTVNRSSGINVSSLSIRGSSDVAGGGIGNRVLLLLDGRPSLTGDSKGALWSLIPISMIERTEVVKGAFSSLYGSSAIGGVVNVITKKPTYKPSLYVNLNYGFYEKLPNSQRFSNDLLTYTGADVLHSNTIGKFSYLFNLDYKQSDGHAQQTDYEFYGINSKFTYDVIDNRDLEVSLQYTNSKSGYPHYWSTSSQPYKVATYYLGDEIDKQTQSFDVYYRAFPNTKSKYSTRFYYYGLNSNSFYNPNNPVSRQFAPSGQGLDTYIDSYNFGNISQFDMQIGKSNYLIAGLDAQWNIVRSQPADILYGDQQMNNFGIFAQDKIDLITDKFSNPVLSTTLGARLDYNLVVSGIESFQVSPKISFLYTPEVSSGVLSNTSFRLLGGRAFRAPSIAELYFKKELFGGFDFVYNPDLKPEEMYSIEFGLRKQFRNRFTFDAAVFYNLYDNLIQYRNIGTGVYGPFQVQNVADAEIKGFEFYIDYNSTLNVSGEPFGYYFNVGYTYMDAKDTSPDRADDLLPYKPKNNLNFTTNFDYYGFNLNIYGRYLSKVEEVIFYRYEEPQDYFLLNAKLSKQLTSNFSIFIGANNILDESYQELERIQAPNRNFNSGVNIQF
- a CDS encoding OmpA family protein, with translation MKKKFLLLLFLITAVVSLPSQAQFKGYKVKGGLQFGPALFFSEFDDRGFSFNGRGFIAIELGRYFDLEIGGGFVRIKGSDGTYNPADEEFTTQLIPIDLRLRIEPFKFKTVNPYFYIGGGVMHYDVTDTTSVNVAAPSGQGPTQSGWTGFIPAGIGMEFKLGKQALFDVNLGVAYTFTDNLNYFVVDNFKDCYTYLNVGLTLTGSSGPTDTDRDGLTDDYEEQIGTDPNNPDTDGDGLKDGEEVNAYKTDPLNPDTDGDGLKDGEEVRTYSTNPLNPDTDGDGLRDGEEVNTYATNPNNADTDGDGLSDGAEVREYATDPLNRDSDGDTLTDGEEVLTYRTNPLNRDTDAGGVDDGTEVRRGTDPLNPADDVEKIEIGTVIILEGINFEKGKATITMDSEEILRTGALKTMEDNPEIVVEISGHTDSDGSDSYNQQLSQDRANSVKQWLVEHGINGDRIETVGYGEDKPIAPNDTPENKLKNRRIEFKRIR